From the genome of Saccopteryx bilineata isolate mSacBil1 chromosome 6, mSacBil1_pri_phased_curated, whole genome shotgun sequence, one region includes:
- the GID8 gene encoding glucose-induced degradation protein 8 homolog, whose amino-acid sequence MSYTEKPDEITKDEWMEKLSNLHVQRADMNRLIMNYLVTEGFKEAAEKFRMESGIEPSVDLETLDERIKIREMILKGQIQEAIALINSLHPELLDTNRYLYFHLQQQHLIELIRQRETEAALEFAQTQLAEQGEESRECLTEMERTLALLAFDNPEDSPFGDLLNMMQRQKVWSEVNQAVLDYENRESTPKLAKLLKLLLWAQNELDQKKVKYPKMTDLSKGVIEEPK is encoded by the exons atgagttacACAGAAAAACCCGACGAAATCACGAAGGATGAGTGGATGGAGAAGCTCAGTAACTTACACGTGCAGCGCGCAGACATGAACCGCCTCATCATGAACTACCTGGTCACAG AGGGCTTCAAGGAAGCCGCAGAGAAGTTTCGGATGGAGTCCGGGATCGAGCCCAGCGTGGACCTGGAAACCCTTGATGAGCGGATCAAGATCCGTGAGATGATCCTGAAGGGGCAGATCCAGGAGGCCATTGCCCTGATCAACAGCCTACACCCTGAGCTGCTGGACACCAACCGCTACCTGTACTTCCACCTGCAG CAGCAGCACCTGATCGAGCTGATCCGGCAGCGGGAGACGGAGGCGGCCCTGGAGTTTGCCCAGACACAGCTGGCGGAGCAGGGCGAGGAGAGCCGGGAGTGCCTGACCGAGATGGAGCGCACGCTGGCCCTGCTGGCCTTCGACAACCCCGAGGACTCGCCCTTCGGCGACCTTCTGAACATGATGCAGAGGCAGAAG GTGTGGAGTGAAGTGAACCAGGCTGTCCTGGATTACGAAAATCGCGAGTCAACACCCAAGCTGGCAAAATTACTGAAACTACTCCTTTGGGCTCAGAACGAGCTAGACCAGAAGAAAGTCAAGTACCCCAAAATGACGGACCTCAGCAAAGGCGTCATCGAGGAGCCCAAGTAG